A stretch of bacterium DNA encodes these proteins:
- a CDS encoding dihydroorotase has product MRENRIIQKPESRVQKCGTASGERETMNEQTLNRVLLQGGTVIDPETLKESRADVLVVGGRIERVGAAITAPPGTEVIDCRGRHIAPGFVDMHCHLREPGREDEETIASGTAAALAGGFTRVCPMPNTEPPIDTEAQVRFEIRRATEAGYARVHPIGCCTKARQGKELAEIGTMKEAGAVGFSDDGSPVADPQVMRRVLEYCKAFDVPVISHCEVKELVEGVANEGRVSTRLGMKAGPDVAESAQAARDVLLAEFTHARLHIAHVSARATVEIIRWAKARGVQVTAETCPHYFTLTEDALADFDSNYKVNPPLRTEIDRRAVIAGLADGTIDAIATDHAPHLKGEKDAEFDAAPPGIIGFETAFSLGYDQLVLGKALSLADYIARLTVAPRRILNLPPALITAGSEAELVVLDLKAEWTYAPERVLSLSRNSPFLGRTMRGRVTAALLGDKLFRV; this is encoded by the coding sequence ATGAGGGAGAACCGGATAATCCAGAAACCAGAATCCAGAGTGCAGAAGTGCGGAACGGCCAGCGGTGAACGAGAGACGATGAACGAACAGACTTTGAACCGAGTGCTGCTGCAGGGCGGGACGGTGATTGACCCGGAGACGCTGAAAGAGTCCCGCGCGGATGTGTTAGTGGTCGGTGGCCGAATCGAGAGGGTCGGAGCCGCCATCACCGCGCCTCCCGGCACCGAGGTCATAGACTGCCGCGGCAGGCACATCGCGCCGGGATTCGTCGACATGCACTGCCACCTGCGCGAGCCCGGGCGCGAGGACGAAGAGACAATCGCCAGCGGGACCGCGGCGGCTCTTGCCGGCGGGTTCACGCGCGTCTGCCCGATGCCGAACACCGAACCGCCAATCGACACCGAGGCGCAGGTCCGGTTTGAAATCCGCCGGGCAACCGAAGCCGGATACGCGCGAGTCCATCCCATCGGCTGCTGCACCAAGGCCAGGCAGGGCAAAGAGCTGGCGGAAATCGGCACGATGAAGGAAGCCGGCGCGGTGGGATTCTCCGACGACGGCTCGCCGGTCGCGGACCCGCAGGTGATGCGCCGCGTGCTCGAATACTGCAAAGCGTTCGACGTGCCGGTCATATCCCACTGCGAGGTCAAGGAACTGGTCGAGGGCGTCGCCAACGAAGGGCGAGTCTCGACCCGGCTGGGAATGAAGGCTGGGCCGGACGTAGCCGAGTCGGCGCAGGCGGCGCGTGACGTCCTGCTCGCCGAGTTTACGCACGCGCGGCTTCACATCGCCCATGTGTCGGCGCGGGCAACGGTCGAGATTATTCGCTGGGCCAAGGCACGCGGGGTGCAGGTCACGGCTGAAACCTGCCCGCACTACTTCACCCTGACCGAAGATGCCCTTGCCGACTTCGACTCCAACTACAAGGTCAACCCGCCGCTCCGGACTGAGATCGACCGCCGGGCCGTGATTGCGGGGCTTGCAGATGGGACGATTGACGCCATCGCCACCGACCATGCGCCGCATCTCAAAGGCGAGAAGGACGCCGAGTTCGACGCCGCACCGCCGGGCATCATCGGCTTCGAGACCGCCTTCAGCCTGGGTTACGATCAGCTCGTCCTCGGCAAGGCCCTGTCGCTCGCCGACTACATCGCCCGGTTGACGGTCGCGCCGCGCCGGATCCTGAACCTGCCGCCGGCCTTGATTACCGCCGGCTCCGAAGCTGAGCTGGTCGTGCTCGACCTCAAGGCAGAGTGGACATACGCTCCGGAACGGGTCCTCTCGCTCTCCCGCAACTCGCCCTTCCTCGGCCGGACCATGCGCGGCCGCGTCACGGCCGCCCTGCTCGGCGACAAGCTCTTCCGGGTCTAG
- a CDS encoding type II toxin-antitoxin system MqsA family antitoxin codes for MKCVICKQGETRSGTATVTLVRGGLTVVYKGVPAQVCPNCGEEYVDSAVADRLLKEAEQTARNGTQVEVRQFAAA; via the coding sequence ATGAAGTGCGTAATCTGCAAACAGGGAGAGACCCGGTCTGGTACAGCAACCGTCACGCTTGTGCGTGGCGGCCTGACGGTCGTCTACAAAGGCGTACCGGCTCAGGTCTGCCCCAACTGCGGCGAGGAATACGTTGACTCTGCGGTGGCGGACCGGCTGCTCAAGGAAGCCGAGCAGACCGCGCGCAACGGCACGCAGGTCGAAGTCCGCCAGTTCGCCGCCGCTTGA
- a CDS encoding aspartate carbamoyltransferase catalytic subunit, giving the protein MKLRSKHLLGIEGLDRSEILTILDQARTFRQVLDRPIPIVPALRGRTVINLFFEASTRTSTSFNLAASRLSCGCVNFSKATSSVSKGETLLDTARNIEAMGVDGIIIRHSSPGAPHFLSRHVKAFVVNAGDGAHEHPTQALLDSFTLREKLGSLEGKRVLIVGDIAHSRVAHSNLLAFAKLGAKVAVCGPPTMLPSDIEQYGCEVFYRLDRILYEVDVVNMLRVQLERITSSSFPTVREYRALYGLTAERLRKLAPEVVVTHPGPVNWGVEMDFEVADFSRALVLPQVTNGVAVRMAVLYLLAGGEQAE; this is encoded by the coding sequence CATCGAGGGTCTTGACCGTTCCGAAATTCTGACAATTCTCGACCAGGCCCGCACATTCCGTCAGGTGCTCGACCGGCCGATTCCAATCGTGCCGGCCCTGCGCGGTCGGACCGTGATCAACCTCTTTTTCGAGGCCTCGACCCGGACTTCCACATCCTTCAACCTCGCCGCGAGCCGCCTGAGCTGCGGCTGCGTCAACTTCTCGAAGGCGACCTCGTCGGTCTCCAAGGGCGAGACGCTGCTCGACACCGCCCGCAACATCGAGGCGATGGGCGTGGACGGCATCATTATCCGGCACTCGTCGCCCGGCGCCCCGCACTTCCTCTCCCGGCACGTGAAAGCCTTCGTGGTCAACGCCGGGGACGGCGCGCACGAGCACCCGACCCAGGCGCTGCTCGATTCCTTCACCCTGCGCGAGAAGCTGGGCAGCCTGGAAGGGAAGCGGGTGCTGATTGTCGGCGACATCGCCCACTCGCGCGTCGCCCATTCCAATCTGCTCGCCTTTGCCAAGCTCGGGGCAAAGGTCGCGGTATGCGGCCCGCCGACTATGCTGCCGTCCGACATCGAGCAGTACGGCTGCGAGGTCTTCTACCGCCTGGACCGGATTCTGTACGAGGTGGACGTGGTGAACATGCTCCGGGTCCAGCTCGAGCGGATAACGTCGTCGAGTTTCCCCACCGTGCGCGAGTACCGCGCGCTCTATGGCCTGACCGCGGAGCGGCTGCGTAAGCTTGCGCCCGAGGTCGTCGTAACGCACCCGGGGCCGGTGAACTGGGGCGTGGAAATGGACTTTGAGGTGGCCGACTTCAGCCGGGCACTGGTGCTCCCGCAGGTCACGAACGGAGTCGCGGTGCGGATGGCGGTGCTGTACCTGTTGGCAGGCGGAGAGCAGGCAGAATGA
- a CDS encoding type II toxin-antitoxin system HicA family toxin encodes MPKLVRVSYRELAAKLRRAGYREIRTSRHPVYYLSERDITIPVPRHPGDVPIGTLRAIVREMGLGVEEFNNL; translated from the coding sequence ATGCCTAAGCTCGTCCGCGTCTCCTACCGCGAGCTGGCCGCGAAACTCAGGCGCGCCGGCTACCGGGAAATCCGCACCAGCCGGCACCCGGTCTACTACCTCTCCGAACGCGACATCACCATTCCAGTGCCCCGGCATCCGGGAGACGTCCCAATCGGGACCCTCCGCGCGATTGTACGTGAGATGGGCCTGGGCGTAGAGGAATTCAACAACCTATAG
- a CDS encoding type II toxin-antitoxin system HicB family antitoxin produces MKAAYQEFDINYFQDEDGVFTATVPAIRGCVASGKTLEEAYRNAVDAIESCLEARRKVAALKLRRVRYGGLNVYRRPVHA; encoded by the coding sequence ATGAAAGCAGCCTATCAGGAATTCGACATCAACTACTTCCAGGATGAGGATGGCGTCTTCACCGCCACGGTGCCAGCGATTCGCGGCTGCGTCGCATCCGGCAAGACGCTGGAGGAAGCCTATCGCAACGCGGTTGACGCCATCGAGAGCTGCCTGGAGGCTCGTCGCAAGGTCGCGGCCCTGAAGCTCAGGCGGGTTCGCTACGGCGGGCTGAACGTGTACCGACGTCCGGTACATGCCTAA